One Rhipicephalus microplus isolate Deutch F79 chromosome 4, USDA_Rmic, whole genome shotgun sequence genomic window carries:
- the LOC119172697 gene encoding trypsin-1-like → MLADAAATATLLLLVVRGPLASRVAHDCGLREWEYASFNIIGGVRALPGEFPWQVSVRKIFTRGTRHHCGGALLTDRWVLTAAHCVIDSQGRRASPSEFFVRVGEYDQRRTEGSEVQVRVTHVIPHPGYGRLQRDLALLRLAKRLRRSPHVRPACLAPTSLRPLSNLSCAVSGWGNEHTQGTTADILNKLRVPLRPLSDCRFIYDVPIGLWHLCGGSPGRGVCYGDSGGPLSCQLSDGRWYVLGVASFGSGCARSTYPDVYTRVHYFAGWIRDTITAYSRPARRG, encoded by the exons ATGCTGGCCGACGCTGCCGCCACTGCGACGCTGCTGCTGCTCGTCGTTCGCGGCCCCCTCGCCTCGAGAGTTGCGCACG ACTGCGGTTTAAGAGAATGGGAGTACGCCTCGTTCAACATCATCGGAGGAGTTCGGGCGCTTCCAGGCGAGTTTCCCTGGCAG GTCTCGGTGCGGAAAATATTCACCAGGGGCACGAGGCACCACTGTGGTGGAGCACTGCTTACGGATCGGTGGGTGCTCACGGCAGCCCATTGCGTCATCGA TTCGCAGGGTCGCAGAGCGTCCCCTTCGGAGTTTTTCGTTCGCGTTGGGGAGTACGACCAGAGGCGGACCGAAGGCAGCGAGGTGCAGGTGCGAGTGACTCACGTGATCCCTCATCCGGGCTACGGACGGCTGCAGCGCGACCTGGCACTTCTGAGGCTGGCCAAGAGACTTCGGCGATCCCCCCACGTTAGGCCGGCTTGCCTGGCGCCCACGTCTCTGAGGCCCCTGTCTAACCTCAGCTGCGCCGTGTCCGGCTGGGGCAACGAACACACTCAGGGCACAACCGCTGACATCCTGAACAAGCTACGGGTGCCGCTTCGGCCACTCAGCGATTGCCGCTTCATCTACGACGTGCCCATCGGGCTGTGGCACCTATGCGGTGGAAGTCCCGGAAGAGGCGTGTGCTAC GGCGACTCCGGCGGTCCGCTGTCGTGTCAGCTATCGGACGGTCGCTGGTACGTGCTGGGAGTGGCGTCGTTTGGTTCCGGCTGCGCCCGATCCACTTACCCGGACGTGTACACGCGCGTGCACTACTTTGCCGGATGGATACGAGACACCATCACCGCTTACTCGCGCCCTGCTAGAAGAGGGTGA